The following is a genomic window from Malus sylvestris chromosome 7, drMalSylv7.2, whole genome shotgun sequence.
AGGGTTTTTTCGATCAGAATATGTGTACCATCTCTTTTATGTATTCTTTGTCCAAGATTTTCAACAGTGTAGCAATTAACACCACCATAGATGAAATTGGAACATTTTCGGTTTTACTGACAATCCATTCgttcttttaatttttcttttacagTGGATGCATTATTTTTCTGGAGAAATTTGTTCAGGTTCCCAAAACACCTGTAGGCGGGGAACACGAGCTGGCAATCTTGAGCTGGTGTTTCGAGAACCTGGAAAATTTTCTCCATGCTTAGGCATCAAAGCATGATCTCggattttgttttcctttgcAGAAATGCGAAAGCTTGCTAAGTGCATCTGCAATCTGAAATATATAAACAAAGTAGTTCATCGTTAGTTAAATGATACTGTAGGATATGGGTTTGGGTTATACATAGACAGGAACCCTAAACCGGTAGGGTCTCAGTTCAAGCTTATGTCCTCAGTCCAGCCACATGTTTTGTTATCTCAATCATcttataataaaatataaatgacaATATAAGATGAATGAGAAAGAGAAAGGGAGTAACACTAAAGAAATCCGGCGTAGGTGATGGAACTGCCAATTCCGGTTCCAAATCCGAAACAAACTGTACCATCTGATTAAATTAGCTCCCAAGAAACTGAATTTGACTGTTTAGGCTATGTTCAAGTGACGGATTTCTACGTCCCAAATGGGTTTTGGCCGAGTGATGAACAGCAAACTGGGCACACGCGATGCAAGTGCGAATTTGACTGTTTAGGCTATGCTTCAGTTATTACTATATCGGACAGATAGCCCTAAGTCTTTGGAGAAGGACGTCAAGTTTGTATATGAGCACGGTGGCTTGCAGGAGGGGATTTTTACAAGCTTCTATCAACTTGGGTTAGGGTTGAGGACACAACTAGGGAGTATAACGTGGAGAAACCTCGTGTTGAGCATGCACGACTCCTACATTCTCAAATGGAATCCAATGAACGGGCTATCGGCTCTTGTAAGGAGCTTCGTTGCACAATGACCTCTCTAGAGCTGAAGCGGTTGAGAGAGAGATCGCTCTTTTCAGGTCGCGATAGTGCGAGTAAGAAGCTGGAAATGCTGGGACGTCGGACTGTTTTAGATCAAGGACTTGGGTAAAGCTGGAGCACAATAGCTGATGGAGCGGAGCAAATATTAAGGCATAATTTGTTTTAAGTCACAAAATATGCTAGAAAATGAAATCACAATCGACTTCTGTCgaaatatgaaattatttatTAACCCAAGTTTAGTTTTCTATTACTTTTCGGCATAGAAATAGAATCATTTTCTGCCGAAAGAGGAATGCTAGCTATATTCTTCCAcatttatttttcctttcttaTCTTCCCCACTCATTATTTGACACGCAAACTCGCTTGTACAACAAACTAAATACTTACTCAGAGCTTTAGAAATACAAACTTCAACTTTCCACTTGTACCCTACAAAAATTTTGAACAACAATAGTTTGTGCTTTAAGTTTGTGTTGTCTCTGTCGCATCGCATAGCAGCATACGTTGTTCAACTTCAACTACAAAATCTCTAAcattaaatttaagtttttcAATTGTTAACTAGTAATCGGGACAACCTAATCAGCTGACTAAGTTGGCTGCTAGCGAAGCTACTTGGAACGCAATCCAGGGACATTCTTAAGCCCCATCTTGCCAAGAACGAGCTTGGGAATGGCCGGAGGGTTGTCCAGCCCCATGCTTCGGCTAAACTCATTAGCAAGCTCCACAAGCATATGCTTATCGCGCCCCACTTTCTTGTTTGAATTGTAATACCCCAGCCATGCTTGGTACGCtgcttctttgttcttcatctcCACCTTGGACAGTGCTCGTTCCACCTGTTAGATACAATTCCAACATTAATACATAAAACTATATGTTTCAAGGAAAAAAGGGAAGAAACAAGTGAGACAGAGGGAGAAAAACCCACCTTCTTTGTAGTATCTGGATCAACTGACGGTAAAGCAGCCTTGGATATTGGCAAATCCTTAATATTGGACAAGAAGAACTCCTCCCAAGGAGCCAGTAGCAATATCCCTTGCCCCACTTTGCCTTTACGACCAGTTCTTCCAAGTCGATGTATATACTGTTGTCTATCGGCTGGCACGCCCACCTATATTTGCAAAAAAAAGGGCAAGGGGTCAATGATAAGGGGACTTAGTTTCAAATCTACAGCAGCTGAAGTTGCAAAATAATGTACTGAAACTGTGTATGATGCTTAAACAAGGTAAAGCAACTTAGCTAAAAGATTTTGAAAGACATGGAACTCAGTTAACTGAAAGCCACAATTTAAATATTGCATGCTGAATAAATGGCAAAGGAACTTCTATTTAAATCTTGCATATTACCTGTATGACTAGGGAAACATCTGGATAATCAACCCCACGTGCAGATACATCAGAAGTCACAAGAATAAGACCCTTTGATTTCCGAAATTCATCAGAAACCCTGGTTCTATAACTCTGTGGCTTTCTAGAATGGATCTCTCTGACATTCAAGTTCAGCTCACCAAGAAGGTCTGCAACCAGTCGTGTTACCATAGCGGTAGTGCAGAATACAAGAACCTGCACATAATATGAGAATCACATGTTACATAAGATAGCAATAAAGGTGATGcagctcacatatgttatataAGATCGCAAAATGGTGGGCAACACAAACCATGCTTCCTAAGAAAAATATCTATGGTATTAAATCAATACTAATGAATACACCTGAAAGTATGGTGGATGAATTGAACAAGCCAAGGCTTTGGGTAATACAATACCTACCTTATAGTCAACATCATCTGCAATATGCTCTTTAAGAAGACTATATACCAAGGAAAAATGCCTGTCCAATGGAGCGACCAAATGCGTCTGTGCGACCTGAAATCATCCATACAAAAATCAAACATAAATATTAATCACCAAATTGTCAAAATTAAATATCATATCAatacagacacacacacacatacacgtaCATACATGTCAGAAAAAAGCAAACCTGTGCATGTGTCTCTTCACTGCCTTCTTCAACTGTATTGATATATTCGTGATCTCTTTTCAAAGCAATATGACAGATTTGACGGACCTACAATTAGGAAGAAACCAGTGTTCATCTACAATGTATTTAAATGTATGTTTTTTCGCATTTACTGAAAATCCACATTACCACAAAAAATAGTAGTGAAAGAAACCTCTTCCGGAACAGTGGCGGAAAACAAAAGTGTCTGCCGTTGTTTGGGAACAGCTGATATAATCCTTTCAATATCTTTACGGAATCCCATATCCAGTAAATGATCAGCTTCATCAAGTACAAGGACTTTGACACCCATCAGCCTAGTTGCAAAACCTGCAGTATTCTCAATGTGATCTTTGAGCCTTCCAGGTGTAGCGACAAGAATCTGTATGTTTTATAAGTGTTACATTGCATATAAACAGTGCCAATTAAACACAGATCAAACTATGTTGATAGAAATTTTCATCTGTGTCCTTAGTTGGTATCATATCAGTAATAAAAGAGCCAGTATCAAGTAATGGAATCTAATGCGAACCTTCATCTCAATTAAACCTTGTCAACTTTATATAAGCCTATAAACTAACTTGATTCGGTAATTCACCTATTAGACTAGCTCATGAAATTCTAGAGCTATGTCAATGTACAATCAATCATTAGCTCAGTTTATATTTAGCTAGTGAAGTTAATGAAACAGGGTGATGCAGTAAATGACAAAGTTCTCCAGCAATAAAAAACTTACCTGGCAAGGGTTGGCTTGGATACGTTTCTGTTCTAAAGCAAGTCGTGTACCACCAATCACAACTTGGACACCAATAGAGGGATGATATTTCAACAACTTATTGGCTTCAGTAGCAGCTTGACTTGCCAACTCCCTGGTTGGGCATATAACAAGTACAAAAATTGGTGGTCGCTTGTTATCACGGGTAATAGGAGGCGAAtttacaacaacttcaattgaTGGAAGCTGAAACAAATAAACTCAATGTCAAGTAGGATGAAAAGTCCCCTGCAATTGCATAAATTGATGATACAGATCCAATGCCTCAAATGAACTAAAGTAGCATGGAATTTATCATACATGTTGCATCTTTTTTTAACATGAGAACATTCATTCGCACAGAGAAACAAATGAGATTCCATACCAAGAACGCCACAGTTTTTCCAGTGCCTGTTCTAGCCTTGGCCAGCACATCCTTGCCTACAAAACACAACAAAGTAGAATAAGCAGTTCCATAATATGGACACGCAAAGATATCAATCAAATCTTCGTAAAGAGGACACAGTAGTTACTTGATCTTATTTATATTATAGGCAATCCTGATTAAACAAAGCTTCTGTTTCTTTCAGTTTCCTCATGAAGAGGCATTGTTCAAAACAAGATGCCCCCCCCTTTTTTCAATCCTAAAGTCGGTGCACGATTTTGTAAAGAAACAAACCTTTCAATATTACTGGAAGAGTAGCTTCTTGCACTACAGTCATCTTTTCATATCCTGCGTCCTTGATTCCTTTCAAGGACAGTGGAGAGACCGAACATTGATCAAACCTGCAAACATTCAAAATAAGTTAAGACAAGATACTTGTCAGCAATCCATTATGAAAATGTTGATGTTGAACATACCGCGATTCACTCAAATAAGAGTCAGAGCTTCCAGCTGAACTTTTCGGCAGAACCCTTTTGCTCGCTTCATCATCTGAACCACGAAGCAAAGAAGCTGCACTTTTTTCTCTTAATACTCCAAAACCATCTTCATCAGAAGCAGCAGTGTCACTCTCTTCCTCACTAAGAAAACCCCCAATACCACCAAATGGTTTTACCTCCTCCTCTTCAGTATCATCCATTACTCGCAATTCTTTACCCGAATCTCTTCCACCTCTATTCCTGGTAAATGATTCCCCTTTCACCTTTGAACTCGAACTCCCTTTTGAAAACGAATTCGAGGCCCCACGATTGTTTCTATGGGGAAATTTGTCTTCCTTGTCATCATCACTCCGAAATTTGTTATCAAAGCGATTGCTTGTCCCTGCATTTCTCGAAAAGGAATCATTTTGGGCCGGAAATCTTCGCCTACTCAAATCTCCAAAATCGCCATTTGAATTCGGATTGCCACGATTGTTTCTGGGTGGAAATGCTCTCTCTTTCCTATCACCCTCAGATTTATTATCAAATCGCTTACTCATCCCCGAATTTCTCGAAAAAGTCTGATTCGGTGATCGAAATTCTCGCCTTTTAGAATCACCAAAATCTCCAGAATCACCATCTCTCCTGCTCCTCTTCATCGGATAAGACTCCCTATCGGTACCCCTATCTCCAACCGTCCCCCTACGGCCCTCCGATTCGCCACGCGAGTCACTCTTTAACTCGCTGACCCAGTCACTGAGCTCAGCCTCGTCCTCAATCAGACTCTTCGAAGCTCCACCCGCTCTTCTCTCGTAGGCACGTGGCAACCCGGACCCCGACCCGGTCCTGGAGCCCCGGAACGCCCGACTTGAAAATGCTCGCTCAGTCTGCAGAGAGCGACGAAGCCCTAACCCTACGTACCTAAGCCTCAAGGGGAAGACCCGCGACAAAATGGGTACGGCCTGAGAGGACGAAATGGAAGGCGCGAATTTCATGGGCGGGTAACGGGTCGCCGGAACAGAGGTACTGAGGAGTCGGAGTTGGGGTAAGAGTCTGACGGGCATGAAAGTTGCCGAAAGCGACGTCGCTTTCATGGAGGTTTGTGTGGTGCAGAAGTGTGAGGAATCCCCAGAATGGGgatttaggtttagggtttaacgAAATGTGAGCGTTCGTATTTATAGTTTTAGGAGAGAATAGGGCAGAGGCTTCAAAGCAAAACGACACCGTTTCAGGGCAGATATGCAGAGCACCCCGGTGATCTTTATCTTTTGGGCCTAACTGTGTCATGGGCCAGCTGCCATTTCTGAGACACCAAGCATTTCATACTGTCATAAAATTCTAAATTGAACTATTTTCTCAAAAACATTATAACAACAAACTAGTTTTCAATCTAATGATATTTAGAgatgtgtatgtatatagagTTGCCATTGTTTTCCTTGTCGAATAGAGTTGTCATTGTTGGAAAGAGGTACTAATTAAAGACAAAATCTATCTAATCAAGAGTGCTGATACGTGGCGGAACAATCATACCctactaagggctggtttggtattgctgtgttttgaaaaaaaggtgctgtgagaataagcagatgtgctgtgagaataagcggctgtgaaataaatcagcatagtgtttggtaaacttttttgtaaaagtgcttttggaaaaaaaaaacagtttgatagtgggtcttttcattaaatgagcactgtagctccgtgtgctttaaaaaaaaagccagtttttcaaagctgcaaatagcagcttcagctttttcttttgatttcatcttattctcacatcagcttccaaaataagtctttttttttttttttcagtttaccaaacacctaaaaccctcacatctttttttttaagcacctcactcccaaaccacccctaataATGACAATTAGTGTAGAGAAATATTAGAAGCAATTATCAATGTCTAATAGTCGTTGATCAAGGTCACTCAATATTACGGTCtgatggtattcctctttacctgaaagtgagagatcttagattcaaattttgtggataacgaaaaaaaaaaattcgttatAACTCAACTTCTTCCCAAACTCATAAGGACTGTGGCTTGCTCCCTTTATTTTATAGACTAACACAACCGTTGAGTGGTTAATAAAAATTACCGAGAACATAGACAAAAgtgtgaagaagatgaaatatcgaagtggtccttccttccCTACAATAATTTCTTGATGGTTATGAGCAACCTTGGGACCCCTAATATTGGgtaaaaacacaccaaaacagttCATCCACGTTTACGACGTGTACATGTTTTTTCTTCtactttctttatttttggaCTGAAAACGCCTATAAACTTTTTTCCATACCCAATAAATTTGCTTATAATTTTCACTGAAAAGAAATTTAGATTTGGACGTCTTGATACAACGGGACATAATTTATCTGCCAACATTTTTACTATTTTAGTACTTTCAACGTGGAAATATGAATCAATCTAATGCTGCCATGTTGTTGCTGATGAAACAGACTTTTGAGCAAGCAAGgcaaaagacaaagaaaagtgTTTCTCTTCTGCTTTCCTTCTCACAATGATTCACGTGTACAGTTTGCGTACGCTTTTCAGTCTCATCTTAAATCGATTCAgtgttggatttatccaatataaatcaacctttaagtggtctactatatgtaataggaatgtaatattggagaataatgttaattgtgatttgatctcttaaagatatcaatcctatataaggtgtcttatattggaaataggattgatggaatccttaataatatatgattatgatattttACTTGAGAGCCAAGAAAGGAGAGTTTTAGTTTTCCCTTATGGACGGAATCTAAGACTTTTTGGCTAGTATATAAACACCGGTCCCTGCTAACCCTAGACATGACAACTAAGGCTTCCCATAGAGCATTGTCATAAAGCTAGGAGTTTACAGAAGAGTTGGTGTTTTTCTGTTTGTCATGGCAAACATAAAGATTGGAGTTTTATCGATCACGTCTTAATTGCATGGCTGCTGTATCTTCGATAACTACCATTGGAATCAGGTCAGTTACTCcttcgtttgtgttttaattgtataaccttatAAGGCTAACAATTGATATCAGAGCCATTGGTTATATGATTAAAACCTATTAGGTTTTAGTTTGGACTATACAATATTTTTATGAGCTGCGTTTTTAATCCAAGTTATTACATACACTCGGCAACATCACCATACTGTTTAAATCAGTTTCAACATAGCCTTTGCTTGCCAATTGGAAATTGGACTACGCTTAGAGGCTCTTTTGATCAAGCATGAATTAAATTATGGAATTGAAGcataaatttatatatactaTTCTTATAGAATTGAAgaatgaaatttaaaaatcatATAGGAATTGGAATCCTATAATGATATAGGTACGTAAAGAACCATATATGTAAGGCGTAGTATTAAAGTATTTTACAGTGGGAACTCTATTATTCTTTTAACTAGCAGCAAGTCGTTAAGTTTCCCTTGCTCCAAATGTTAAAAGTTTTAAATGGGAGGGTTCTATGATGAATAGCTCAAATTCATGGAAATCAGTGTGTTTGGAAAAGGTTGAATTTTTACTGGATAAGGTAAATGTCTCGGACAACGTATTGGAGGTTCTTTGCAACCTGCTCAGGTTCAGAATTCCATGTAAAAAATTTATCATGACACTTGTTTTTTACGTGTGTTAGCTTGATCAACAAAATCCAATTTGATTAGTCAAAATAGATTACCACCAATAGTTCTGATAAAGGAATGACTAAGAAAGTTTGATTAGCGTCAGTTTATTAGATTAACAACGATTGAAAATCATGGAATATTTCAGAGTTTCTATTTCAATTTTCATGCTAATGTTTTGGTTGATTTACCATGTGCCACTGATGATCTCAATTTTTGTAAGCATGCTATATTTGTTCTGACCTTACTGAAGAGGCCCTTCGATTAGCAAGCAGAACGAAGTCATCTACCAAAGCAAAATGGTTTGTTTCATTGACTTTTAAATTCCATGATGGTTTATGGTATTTTGGTTGATATATATTCGGGTTGATCCCTGAAAGCTTAAATTGGTAATAAGATAAAGATATAATTGCATGAGTGATGTGCTAATTATTGTAGAGCATGTAAATACATTGATTACCATGTATCGGTTAAGTATGTCATGAATATGGATccaatttttatatattttggcaaTACGTATCTAAATGGGCATATGTTTATTGAATAAGAACTAatattattttccatgaattatATTCTATATGAATTGCTACGGGTGATACGCTAATGTGACAAGAAACAATTGCATAAGTGCCAGCAATTGTttgatcaagcaagtatacatAATTTTCTAAAGCCAATTATGTATCTACAGTTCGCATAGCATGTATATGTATTTACATTTGTTCTAACCTTGCATTGGAGAATTTCTTAAGATCCCTCAGTCGAACAAGCTAAATGAAGAGGTTCGTATTACATCGGTTATGAAATTCTAGTATGATCTTTCTTTTTGGTCTTCATGATAAATTATATAAGGAATGGTTATGTTGGATTCATGAAGTGTTATATTGTTCCTGCAAAATCCAACCATGTCGTGACATCTTTCTGATTGTAGGAGACGAAATTAGCCATATCCTATAATTTATCAATACTATTCGGATATATTGTGCCTATGATTGTGATAACATATATTAAAGTTATGTTTCAGGGATGCATATGTTAAGTTCTCCGCATATCAACTTTATACATGCTTGTCAATGAATATAATGTATTTCTTATACATGGAGgtaatttaatataaattttgGCAACATAATTAAGCAAATGGCGTGTTGGTTCAAGCATGTATGGGATGATGCAATTTTAAACATTGCCGTGAGCTTGGAATGTGGTGCATTATAGTTTTTGGTTAATCATGTGATTATACATATGTTTATAAAGAAGTAGAGAACATATGAAGGCATGAGGTATgtatttcattcaaagtatgtgacTAAATTGATAAGCATGAATTTTCAAACATGTATTATTGTTTGTGGTTTTTCCTATGCCTAAAGAATTTAAACAGTGCTTTAACTAGTAAATTTTTATGTGCCATaaggggagaagaaaagaaactttTCAAGGCTAATATAGGGCATATATTGGAGATATTTTCTatggaagaaaataattttggttgttccttttatttaatttggtatttacaaAGCTAATGCATGATTTTAATGCTCTATGTTTAGTAGTTTTGTACTACggaaagaaatatataaaaggaAAGGAACCCGTTTGATTTGAGTGATTTAGCTTTTAAATTAAAGGAATGTATTGTTCTTTCCCATTACATAAAGTATTTCTATTAAGTAATTGACTCCATAATGATAAGTATTGACATTCTTGTGGTGGAATAAAACTTGTTCTATATGTGATTAATCTCTTTCAAGTATGCTGTCAGGTTTTTGAGATTAATTTAATGTCAATGGGAGTCATGAAGGAATTAGTGTCATTTGTTGGCTAGACTTGAAGCTCGAATCAGGTTATCATAATTTTGTCACTTGCAATTAATTAATTCATGTGACATCTTGTATCGTTTCAGGGCGGAGTTGATCAATGCCATTTCAACGAAGCAAGCCGCAATGGCCTAGTTGACGATGAGACTATGTTTTTTAGTTACTTCGGTCAACTTTGCatcttaattagaataaaaggaataatcttcttgcctacaggtgtggattacttcttttagtttaattaagaTGGCATAGTATGGGTTTTATTTCACAGAAGTTGTGAAAACCTTCATCTTGCCTACaggtgttgaagtttttcaAGAAGGAACTTTTGTGACATAAAATCTAGTACTAGAAACTAGTTAATTTTCTTGCCTACAGGTGTAAATTAATTTAGTGTCATGAAGTTTATTGGGATAAAGTTCCATGCCATTAGTGACAAATATTTCCACAATGAG
Proteins encoded in this region:
- the LOC126629224 gene encoding DEAD-box ATP-dependent RNA helicase 31-like, whose product is MKATSLSATFMPVRLLPQLRLLSTSVPATRYPPMKFAPSISSSQAVPILSRVFPLRLRYVGLGLRRSLQTERAFSSRAFRGSRTGSGSGLPRAYERRAGGASKSLIEDEAELSDWVSELKSDSRGESEGRRGTVGDRGTDRESYPMKRSRRDGDSGDFGDSKRREFRSPNQTFSRNSGMSKRFDNKSEGDRKERAFPPRNNRGNPNSNGDFGDLSRRRFPAQNDSFSRNAGTSNRFDNKFRSDDDKEDKFPHRNNRGASNSFSKGSSSSKVKGESFTRNRGGRDSGKELRVMDDTEEEEVKPFGGIGGFLSEEESDTAASDEDGFGVLREKSAASLLRGSDDEASKRVLPKSSAGSSDSYLSESRFDQCSVSPLSLKGIKDAGYEKMTVVQEATLPVILKGKDVLAKARTGTGKTVAFLLPSIEVVVNSPPITRDNKRPPIFVLVICPTRELASQAATEANKLLKYHPSIGVQVVIGGTRLALEQKRIQANPCQILVATPGRLKDHIENTAGFATRLMGVKVLVLDEADHLLDMGFRKDIERIISAVPKQRQTLLFSATVPEEVRQICHIALKRDHEYINTVEEGSEETHAQVAQTHLVAPLDRHFSLVYSLLKEHIADDVDYKVLVFCTTAMVTRLVADLLGELNLNVREIHSRKPQSYRTRVSDEFRKSKGLILVTSDVSARGVDYPDVSLVIQVGVPADRQQYIHRLGRTGRKGKVGQGILLLAPWEEFFLSNIKDLPISKAALPSVDPDTTKKVERALSKVEMKNKEAAYQAWLGYYNSNKKVGRDKHMLVELANEFSRSMGLDNPPAIPKLVLGKMGLKNVPGLRSK